A region from the Silene latifolia isolate original U9 population chromosome 7, ASM4854445v1, whole genome shotgun sequence genome encodes:
- the LOC141590783 gene encoding protein NRT1/ PTR FAMILY 5.5-like, translated as MTLYAGLVISMVGLAGIGTSLIEFQAEDALKRPKEEADRVVEKSIAGSYWYMFMGFALLAFLTLTICIYFNLIKSWHSRFVITAVFVGVATFWFIIEKSTYVAETDRLQGHKSTLIVIVLRVLVASTCKLFYRHPGSDNLYKAQVDEKPLESTRGLRCFDKAAIIKPGNLVQEQEKNRWTLCTVTEVEKAKMMFHMLPLWGTWILLGVVSSLGDSYFQEQANHLDKKLGKLKTPLVALLAFQKLAGFAFGYAFEWACNKIVPEKYKRVRAAIVVALAMVFSILCCIVATKVEERRLQVVLRAGLIDKPNNRIPMTIYLLVPQFMLLGVSETLFILGSQGFVRSFIPVSMIRYMILSTEAIRGVGRIGSVLFVFLVGKINHRKNQPDWFQTTLNTSRLDKYYWVLAQLSTLSFVAYLVVVCWYFYRESKRAEADDRVGKSEHSNFFEDAKFCCL; from the coding sequence ATGACTCTGTATGCAGGATTAGTCATCTCAATGGTGGGTCTGGCTGGTATAGGAACCTCTCTGATCGAGTTTCAAGCAGAAGATGCTTTGAAACGACCGAAGGAGGAAGCCGATCGCGTTGTTGAAAAATCAATTGCAGGATCGTATTGGTACATGTTTATGGGCTTCGCTCTCTTAGCGTTTTTAACTCTAACTATATGCATATACTTCAATCTGATAAAATCATGGCATTCTCGGTTTGTAATAACGGCAGTGTTTGTGGGGGTTGCGACCTTTTGGTTCATTATTGAAAAAAGCACATATGTCGCTGAAACAGATCGGCTACAAGGTCACAAGAGCACGTTGATAGTCATAGTATTGAGAGTCTTGGTGGCGTCGACATGTAAACTATTTTACAGGCATCCGGGGAGTGACAATCTATATAAGGCTCAAGTTGATGAAAAACCATTGGAATCGACCAGAGGCCTACGGTGTTTTGACAAAGCTGCTATTATTAAACCAGGCAATTTAGTACAAGAGCAAGAGAAAAATCGTTGGACATTGTGTACCGTAACAGAAGTTGAGAAGGCAAAGATGATGTTTCATATGTTACCGTTATGGGGAACATGGATATTATTGGGAGTGGTATCGTCCTTGGGAGATTCCTACTTCCAGGAGCAAGCGAATCACTTAGACAAAAAACTCGGAAAACTGAAGACCCCTCTGGTAGCGCTCCTGGCCTTTCAGAAATTAGCCGGTTTTGCGTTTGGATACGCATTTGAATGGGCATGTAACAAGATTGTTCCTGAGAAGTATAAACGAGTACGTGCAGCAATTGTGGTCGCACTAGCAATGGTTTTTTCTATTTTATGTTGCATTGTCGCTACCAAAGTTGAAGAAAGACGACTACAGGTGGTGCTTAGGGCTGGCTTAATCGACAAGCCAAACAACCGGATTCCCATGACCATATATCTACTGGTACCACAGTTCATGTTGTTGGGTGTATCTGAAACATTGTTTATTCTAGGCAGCCAAGGTTTTGTCCGCTCATTCATACCTGTTAGTATGATAAGGTACATGATTCTTTCCACAGAAGCTATTAGGGGAGTTGGGCGAATAGGGAGCGTTCTCTTTGTTTTTCTAGTCGGGAAGATTAACCATCGGAAAAATCAGCCTGATTGGTTTCAGACGACATTGAACACAAGTCGATTAGACAAATATTATTGGGTTCTTGCTCAGTTAAGTACTCTCAGCTTTGTTGCATATCTTGTAGTCGTTTGCTGGTATTTCTACAGAGAGTCTAAGAGGGCGGAAGCTGATGACCGCGTTGGTAAAAGTGAGCATTCAAACTTCTTTGAAGATGCCAAATTTTGTTGTCTTTGA
- the LOC141593046 gene encoding oxygen-evolving enhancer protein 3, chloroplastic-like: MAQAMASMSGLRGSSQAVLDGSLKLSGSSRLVAPNSGRVAVPRAGLSVRAQQVSAESMDTSRRAMLGLVAAGIASGSFVQAVLAEAKKIPVGGPPPPSGGLPGTLNSDEARDFGLPLKERFYLQPLTPTEAATRAKDSAKEIVNVKSFIDKKAWPYVQNDLRLRASYLRYDLNTVIAAKPKEEKKSLKDLTAKLFSTIDNLDHAAKIKSSSEAEKYYAETVSSINDVLAKLG; this comes from the exons ATGGCTCAAGCAATGGCTTCAATGTCGGGTTTACGTGGCTCGTCTCAAGCTGTCTTGGATGGAAGCCTTAAGCTGAGCGGCTCAAGCCGCCTTGTAGCACCAAACAGCGGACGTGTAGCTGTCCCTAGGGCGGGTTTGAGCGTCCGAGCTCAACAAGTGTCTGCTGAGAGTATGGATACTAGTCGCCGAGCTATGTTGGGACTGGTTGCTGCTGGTATTGCTTCTGGTTCTTTTGTTCAGGCAGTTCTTGCTGAAGCTAAAAAAATCCCTGTCGGTGGTCCTCCCCCGCCTTCTGGTGGTCTCC CGGGAACATTGAACTCTGATGAAGCGAGAGACTTTGGATTACCTTTGAAAGAAAGGTTCTACTTGCAACCTTTGACCCCAACCGAGGCAGCCACAAGAGCAAAGGACTCTGCCAAGGAAATAGTCAATGTCAAATCATTTATCGATAAGAAGGCATGGCCATATGTCCAGAATGACCTTCGTCTTAGGGCCTCATACCTTCGTTATGACCTCAACACCGTCATTGCTGCAAAGCCTAAGGAGGAGAAGAAATCCCTCAAGGATCTCACTGCCAAGCTTTTCAGCACCATCGATAAC TTGGACCATGCTGCAAAAATCAAGAGCAGTTCAGAAGCAGAGAAATACTATGCTGAGACCGTATCTAGCATCAACGATGTtcttgccaagcttggttga
- the LOC141593045 gene encoding anthocyanidin reductase ((2S)-flavan-3-ol-forming) encodes MVENQVDVKEMITKKVCVVGGTGFVASLLVKLLLEKGYVVNTTVRDPDDEKKISHLLTLQDLGKLNIFRANLTDEGSFDAAVQDCDVVFLVATPVNFASQDPENDMIKPAVQGVTNVLQACAKAKSVKRVVMTSSAAAATINSLPGTGIVVTENDWTDVDFLYSEKPPTWGYPVSKTLAEKAAWKFAQENNLELITVIPTLMTGASLTPDVPSSISLAASLMTGNEFLIGALKGMQMLSGSISITHVEDVCRAHIFLAENDSASGRYLCCAVNTSVPELSSFLSKRYPQYTVPTEFGEFPSKAKVIISSEKLVNEGFEFKYGIEAIYDQTVEYLRINNILKN; translated from the exons ATGGTGGAAAATCAAGTTGATGTTAAAGAGATGATAACAAAGAAAGTTTGTGTTGTTGGTGGTACTGGATTTGTTGCATCCTTGCTTGTTAAATTGTTGTTGGAGAAGGGCTATGTTGTCAATACCACTGTTAGAGACCCGG ATGATGAAAAGAAGATATCTCACCTGTTAACACTACAAGATTTGGGAAAGTTGAACATTTTTCGAGCAAATCTTACTGATGAAGGGAGTTTCGATGCTGCAGTACAAGACTGTGACGTAGTTTTCCTGGTTGCGACTCCTGTCAACTTTGCTTCTCAGGACCCTGAG AATGATATGATCAAGCCAGCAGTCCAAGGAGTAACCAACGTTCTACAAGCCTGCGCCAAGGCGAAGTCTGTCAAACGTGTCGTAATGACTTCTTCAGCAGCTGCAGCAACGATAAACTCTCTCCCTGGGACTGGCATTGTCGTGACTGAAAATGACTGGACTGATGTCGATTTCTTGTACTCGGAAAAACCACCTACTTGG GGTTATCCTGTTTCTAAAACCCTAGCAGAGAAAGCGGCTTGGAAATTCGCTCAGGAAAACAACCTCGAACTTATTACAGTAATTCCAACTCTAATGACGGGTGCTTCTCTTACTCCTGATGTTCCTAGCAGCATTAGCCTCGCGGCAAGCTTGATGACAG GAAATGAGTTCCTGATAGGTGCATTAAAGGGTATGCAGATGCTATCAGGATCAATCTCAATTACCCATGTCGAAGATGTTTGTCGAGCTCATATTTTCCTAGCAGAGAACGATTCAGCTTCAGGCCGTTACCTATGCTGCGCCGTTAACACAAGTGTTCCTGAACTCTCCTCTTTCCTTAGCAAGAGATACCCTCAGTATACCGTTCCAACAGA ATTCGGCGAATTCCCCTCCAAGGCGAAGGTGATCATTTCCTCCGAGAAGCTTGTTAATGAAGGGTTCGAGTTCAAGTATGGGATTGAGGCGATTTACGATCAAACTGTGGAGTATCTGAGGATCAATAACATCTTGAAGAATTGA